In one Bacillaceae bacterium S4-13-56 genomic region, the following are encoded:
- a CDS encoding copper amine oxidase N-terminal domain-containing protein yields MHTSKKKVLLVLLFFLSGFFVFQENVFANEEISIVINGEKQQYDQPPIVKDQRTLVPLRGVFESLGATVEWNQEQKKVTAHKGSTTIELTLNSKEAKINGVQYLLDVPAIALNGRTLVPIRFIGESLGAKVGWIQDTKTVTINTSNTDTNIKIVPPPEGVVALASNDQVKVNWIIDQNVDYYHVYFNYSMEGAYLPFLENSNSKAKFEVGAIHTGVNPGETWYYKVTAVKNGVESDFSNVVSATLPITPTQPNYQTTLILIADNHKGTYLGKLTTNKYDSESIFNEYGAYGSPYRSNSIWNEYGTYGSPYATYSAFNEYSQNPPIIYDLNGNIYGRVTTNPYIQDGINPNILYQLLKEAGY; encoded by the coding sequence ATGCATACTTCAAAAAAGAAGGTATTATTAGTATTATTGTTTTTCTTAAGTGGTTTTTTTGTCTTTCAAGAAAACGTCTTTGCCAATGAAGAGATTTCTATCGTAATTAATGGCGAAAAGCAGCAATATGATCAACCACCGATTGTTAAAGATCAAAGAACACTTGTTCCATTAAGGGGGGTTTTTGAAAGTCTTGGAGCTACCGTTGAATGGAACCAAGAACAGAAAAAGGTTACCGCACATAAAGGTTCTACAACAATTGAATTAACCCTTAATTCAAAAGAAGCAAAAATTAATGGGGTGCAATATTTATTGGATGTACCAGCAATTGCACTAAACGGAAGGACGCTTGTACCAATAAGATTTATAGGTGAATCTTTAGGAGCAAAAGTCGGATGGATACAAGACACAAAAACAGTAACCATAAATACAAGCAATACTGATACAAATATAAAAATAGTCCCTCCTCCAGAAGGGGTAGTTGCACTAGCATCTAATGATCAAGTTAAAGTGAATTGGATTATTGACCAAAATGTTGACTACTATCACGTATATTTTAATTATTCAATGGAAGGCGCATACTTACCTTTTTTAGAAAATAGTAACAGTAAGGCTAAGTTTGAAGTAGGGGCAATTCACACCGGAGTAAACCCTGGAGAGACTTGGTACTATAAAGTTACTGCAGTAAAAAACGGGGTTGAGTCTGATTTTAGTAATGTTGTTTCAGCAACTTTGCCAATAACTCCCACACAACCAAACTATCAAACTACTTTAATTCTTATTGCAGATAATCATAAAGGTACTTATTTGGGAAAACTGACAACTAATAAATATGATAGTGAAAGTATCTTCAACGAATATGGGGCATACGGAAGCCCTTATCGTAGTAATAGTATATGGAATGAATATGGTACTTATGGAAGCCCGTATGCGACATACAGTGCATTTAATGAATATTCTCAAAACCCACCAATCATATATGATCTTAATGGAAACATATATGGGAGAGTGACCACCAATCCTTATATACAAGATGGTATTAACCCTAATATCCTATACCAGTTATTAAAAGAGGCAGGTTATTAA
- a CDS encoding helix-turn-helix domain-containing protein, producing MAKKYRFKGEYAEELIKKKFVMDYIAEELKVHKNTVKRYLRGYTPIPATTLATLAALLDKDIKELLEEVIEDGS from the coding sequence ATGGCGAAAAAGTATAGATTTAAAGGTGAATATGCTGAAGAATTGATTAAGAAAAAATTTGTAATGGATTATATAGCAGAAGAATTAAAAGTACATAAGAACACAGTTAAGAGATATCTTAGAGGATATACACCTATTCCAGCTACTACACTTGCTACATTAGCTGCGTTATTAGATAAGGACATCAAAGAACTCTTAGAGGAAGTGATTGAGGATGGATCTTGA